Within Cnuibacter physcomitrellae, the genomic segment CCTCGACGCCGCGTGGTGGCTCGGCGTCCGCTACATCGACGCGGCACGCTCGTACGGGCACGCCGAGGAGTTCCTCGGGTCGTGGCTCGCCGCGCATCCGGGCCGTCGCGACGAGCTGACGATCGGGTCGAAGTGGGGCTACGAGTACGTGGGCGACTGGCGCATGGATGCCGAGGTGCACGAGCGCAAGGAGCACAGCCTCGCCCTGCTTGAGCGACAGTGGGCCGAGACCGTCGAGGCGCTCGGCACGGAGCCCGACGTGTACCTCGTCCACTCGCTCACCCCCGACAGCCCCGCCCTCGGCGACGACGCGCTGCTGACCCGGCTCGCCGAGATCGCCGAGGGGGGAGTCCGGGTGGGGTTCTCGACCTCCGGGCCGGCGCAGGGCGACGTCCTGCGTACGGCGCTCGCTCGCCCCGACCTGCCGTTCAGCGCCGTGCAGACGACGTGGAACCTGCTCGAGCAGTCGGCCGGCGACGCCCTCGCCGCCGCGAACGACGCCCGCTGGCTCGTCGTGGTGAAGGAGACCCTCGCCAACGGACGGCTGACGCCCCGGGGCGACGAGCCGGCCGCCGCGGCGCTCGCGGCGGAGGACGGACAGCCCCTCGACGGGCTCGCGATCGGCGCCGCGGTCTCGCACGCGTGGGCCGACATCGTGCTCACGGGCGCGGTCACGCGGAAGCAGCTGCGGGAGAACCTCGGCGCACGCGTGCCCGCACTGCCGGAGGAGCGGCTCGCCGAGCTCGCCGAGGACCCCGCGGAGTACTGGGCGGAGCGCTCCGCCCGCTCCTGGACCTGAGCTCCACCGCTGCTGTCGCGCCCTGTCTGACCTTTCGCGCGCCCACTGGGCATGCGAAAGGTCAAACAGGGCGCGAAACGGAGGGGATGCGGCGTGCGGATGGGCGGGGACGGTTGCGCTCGCGGCGGGTTCGTGTGAGGATCGTCGGCGTCCATCCGATGAGTGAGGCTCCAGTGAAGATCGTCGACCGGTTCACACCGCGCATCCCGCGCTGACCGACGTCGACTCGATCTCCGGCTCCGTTGTCAGCGCATCCGCTGACATCCGAGGAGCCCCATGTCCACCCATCACCCCTCCGTCGTCCTCGACCACGTGTCCTTCGCGTGGCCCGACGGCGACATCGTCCTCGATGACCTCACGGTCGCCTTCGGGTCCGGCCGCACGGGCCTGATCGGCGACAACGGCTCGGGCAAGTCCACGCTGCTGCGCCTCATCGCGGGGACGCTCCGGCCCGGTTCCGGGAGCGTGACCACGACGGGATCCGTCGGGGTGCTCCCGCAGCGGCTCACACTCGACACGGGGGAGACGGTCGCGGCGCTGCTCGGCGTCGAGAGCACGCTGGCCGCGCTGCGGGCCATCGAGGCCGGCGGCGTCTCGGAGACCCTGTTCGACGCCGTCGGCGACGACTGGGACGTCGAGGCGCGCGCCACCGCCGCGCTCGACGCGGTGGGTGTGCCCACCGACCTCGACCGCCGCGTCGGCGAGCTGAGCGGCGGCGAGGCCGTGCTCACGGCGCTCGCCGGCCTGAGGCTCGCCGCGCATCCGGTCGTGCTGCTCGACGAGCCGACCAACAACCTCGACCGCGAGGCGCGTCGGCGGTTCGCCGACAGCCTCGAGGGCTGGCCCGGCGCGATGATCGTGGTCAGCCACGACGTCGCGCTCCTCGATCGGATGGACGACACGGCCGAGCTGCGTGCGGGCGGGATCGAGGTGTTCGGCGGCGGCTACTCCGAGTTCCGTGAGCACCTGGCGCGGGAGCAGGAGGCGGCCGAGCGAGCACTCCGCGGGGCGGAGCAGACGCTGCGCGTGGAGCGTCGCCAGCGCATCGAGGCCGAGACCGCGCTGTCGCGCCGGGCGCGGTACGCCCGCACCGACTACGAGAACAAGCGGATGCCGAAGATCGTGATGAACGGGCGGAAGAGCTTCGCGCAGGTCTCGGCCGGGAAGCTCCGCGGCGACCTGGACGACCGGGTCGACGCCGCGAGGCGCTCCGTCGACGAGCAGGCTGCTCGGGTGCGGGACGACGACCGCATCCGCATCGATCTCCCCGATCCCGGGGTCCCCGCCTCGCGGAGCATCGCCACCTTCAGGGATGTGCGGACCGGTCGAGAGACGATCGTGCGGGGGCCCGAGCGGATCGCGCTCGTCGGCCGGAACGGGGTGGGGAAGACTCGCCTGCTCGAGTCGCTCGTGTCGGGGCAGGCAGACCCGGATGCGGCGGTCGCCGCGCGCGCCGACACCGATCGGATCGGGTACCTGCCGCAGCGACGGGACGGGCTCGTCGACGCCGACAGCGTGCTCGAGAACGTGCGCCGCCATGCTCCCGGCCGGCCGCCGGGAGAGATGCGGGCGATGCTCGCCAGGCTGCTGCTCCGCGGGGACGTCGTCGATCGCGCGGTCGGCACGCTCTCGGGGGGAGAGCGGTTCCGGGTGGCGCTCGCGGGACTCCTCGTGGCCGATCCGCCGAGCCGGCTGCTGGTGCTCGACGAGCCCACGAACGACCTCGACCTCGCGAGCATCGACGTGCTCGTCGACGCTCTGGCCGCCTATCGCGGTGCCCTCCTCGTGGTGAGCCACGACGACGCCGTGCTCGACCGCCTCGGCATCACGACCTGGCTCGAGCTCACCCCCGACGGGCTCCGCGAGGTCCGCCCGGGCGACGGGTGACGCCGGCCCGCCGGGGGAGTGGTCGAGCCGGTGTTCGGACGGGCATGGTGCGGGTTGCGCCCGCGGAGCGCGCCGTCGCCGCTCCCTGGGCTTCGCCGCACCGCTGAGCGGGCGCAACCCGCGCGTCCGGCTCTCGAGGTCGCCCGCGTGGGGGTGGGCCGGGTAGGCCAGGCGGGCAGCGTCGGGGTCGGCATTCTGGCGGGCATGGTGCGGGTTGCGCCCGCGGAGCGCGCCGTCACCGCTCCCTGGGCCTCGCCGCGCCGCTGGGCGGGCGCAACCCGCGCGTCTGGCTCTCGAGGTCGCCCGGGTGGGTGAGCGGGGCACGCTAGGCGGGCCGCGTCGGGGTCGGCAATCTGGCGGGCATGGTGCGGGTTGCGCCCGCGGAGCGCGCCGTCACCGCTCCCGGGGCCTCGCCGCACCGCTGAGCGGGCGCAACCCGCAACTCGAGCACTGCTGGGATCCCGTTCGGGGAGCTGCACGCTCTGCCGCAGGATGACCGGGACTTGTCGTCGCAGGTCCAGGTCAGGCAGCGATCCGATCAGCTCAGGCGGCGGCGCGGGTGAGGTCGAGCTCGATGAGGTCGAAGCCGGTGGCGAGCTCGGACTCGTCGACGGCGTGGACGTCGAAGTCGTGGGTGATCGTGTAGAGGTCGAGGCGGAGGCGGGCGGCCTCGTTCGGGGTCCTCTCCGCCGCGGCGTCGATGGCGGCGTGCAGGTGACGCCGGCGGAGGATGAGGTCGCGGGTCCAGGTCGTGGTGGTCATCAGGTGATCCTTCCGTCCAGGGGTGAGACGACCGTAGGTCCGTCTGCTGGCCGTCGGCTACGTCTTCGCTCGGAGTCCCCGTCGTGTTTCCTCGCATGACGACGAGAGCCGGCCCGGAGTTCGATTACCATGGCCGACATCAGCTCGCGCCAGGCGGGCCGGAGGTGGGGGAGCGATGGGCGCGACGGCGACGATCGGCGGGCGCGCACGCCGGCTGCTCCGCCTCGGCGCCGTGGCCCTGGCGGCACTCCTGCCCGCGACCGCGCTGGCCGTCGCGCAGGCACCGGCGCCCGCCGTCGCGGCGACGTCCGGATGGCTGCACACCGAGGGCGCCGCGATCAAGACCGAGGCGGGGCAGACCTACACGATCAAGGCGGTCGCCTGGTTCGGGATGGAGACGTCGAACTGCGCCCCGCACGGGCTCTGGTCGATCTCGCTCGACGCCGGACTGGCGTCCATCGCCTCGATGGGCTTCAACACCATCCGCCTGCCGTTCTCGAACGAGTGCCTCGCGCAGGCGTCGTCGACCTCGATCAACCAGAACGCCAACCCCGACCTGGTCTCGCTCTCCCCGCTGCAGCTCATGGACACCGTCATCGCCAAGGCGAGGTCGTACGGCCTGAACGTCATCCTCGACCGCCATCGACCCGACTCGGGTGCGCAGTCCGAGCTCTGGTACACCGACCGCTACAGCGAGAAGCAGTGGATCGCCGACTGGACGATGCTGGCGAGCCGCTACAAGAGCGACCCGACGGTCATCGGCGTCGACCTCCACAACGAGCCGCACGGCCCGGCGTGCTGGGGGTGCGGCGATCCGGCTCGTGACTGGCAGGCGGCGGCGACACGAGCGGGCGACGCGGTGCTCGCGGTGAACCCGAAGCTCCTGATCGTCGTCGAGGGCGTCGAGCGTCAGGGCGACGGATCCTCCACCTGGTGGGGCGGAGGGCTGTCGGATGCCGGGGCCAAGCCGGTGTCGCTGAAGGTCGCCGGGCGCGTCGTCTACTCGCCCCACGACTATCCCTCGACCGTGTTCAACCAGACCTGGTTCCAGGCCGCCGACTACCCCGCCAACCTCGAGGGGGTGTGGGAGAGGAACTGGGGCTACCTCGTGACGAAGGGCGTGGCGCCCGTCCTGCTCGGAGAGTTCGGCACGAAGTACGAGAGCGCCAGCGATCTGGCCTGGTTGAAGTCGCTCGTCGGGTACCTCGGGAAGAAGGGCATCAGCTTCGCCTACTGGTCGTTCAACCCCAACAGCGGCGACACCGGTGGTCTGGTGACCGACGACTGGACGACGAAGCAGTCCGCCAAGCTCGAGGCGCTCGCGCCTCTCCTCGGCCCGGGCGGCTCGGTGACCCCGTCGCCCACCGCGACCCCGAAGCCGACCGCCACGCCGACCCCGAAGCCCACGGCGACCCCCACCCCGACGCCGAAGCCCACGGCGACCCCGACGCCGAAGCCCACCGCGACTCCGACCCCGACGCCGAAGCCCACCGCGACGCCGACGCCGAAGCCCACGGCGACCCCGACCCCGACGCCGAAGCCCACGACACCCCCGACGGGTACTCCCGTGACCGGGAAGTGGACCCTCCAGAGCTCCTGGGGTGAGGGCTACGTCGCGGAGATCGAGCTCACCGCCGCCGCGAAGACCGCAGGCTGGACCGTGACCTGGCCCGACACCGCCGCGACCTCCGTCGTGAACTCGTGGGGCATGGACTGCACCGTGAAGCCGAAGACGAGCATCACCTGCACCGGCAAGGACTGGGCCGGACCCCTCCAGCCGGGCCAGACGGTGCGCGTCGGGCTGCAGGTGGCCTCCCCGAAGGCGCCCGCCTCCCCGAAGCTCACCATCACCGCCCGCTGAGGTCAGCGGCGTCCGCCGCCCGTGTCCGACGGATGCGGGCGACGGCTGTCGTAGTCGGCCCGCGCTGCGGCGGCTCCGTACCCGTCGTCCCGCCACGAGAGCAGGCTGCCCACCACGCCGAGGGCGGCGACGATCAGCCCTCCGATCACGATCATCACCATGCCGATCTCCTCTCCTCCGCCGAACTGGCCCTATAGCAAGGATCCAATCGGACCGTTCCGTCGGACTCAAGATGCCGATCTGGGCGATCTGGCCTCATTCCTCCGCGGTGTCATCGGCCACGGATAGGTTGGACCCATGGCAAGCGAAGCCACCGTGCTGACCGTCGACGGCCCCCACGGACCGCGCGAGGTGCGGATCTCGAGTCCGTCACGCGTGCTCTGGCCCGAGCTCGGCATCACCAAGCTCGACCTCGCCCGCTACCTGGTCAATGTGGGGGAGGCGTTCGTCCGGGCGAACGGCGACCGGCCGGTCTCGCTGCAACGCTTCCCGGAGAACGTCGACGGGGAGGACTTCTTCTCCAAGAACCCGCCGCGGGGCACACCCGACTACGTCCGCTCCGTGACGGTCACCTACCCGAGCGCGCGCTCGCATCCGCAGCTCGTCATCGACGAGCCGGCCGCGGCCGTCTGGGCCGCGCAGATGAACACGATCGTGTTCCACCCGTGGCCCTCCCGCGCCGAGGACCCGGACAACCCGGATCAGCTGCGGATCGACCTCGACCCCCAGCCCGGGACCGGGATCGACGAGGCCATCCCCGCGGCCCTGGCACTGCGGGAGGTGCTCGCCGAGGCGGGGCTCACCGCGTTCGTGAAGACCTCCGGCAATCGGGGCCTCCATGTGTTCGCCCCCATCGAGCCCGTGCGCGAGTTCCTCGACGTCCGTCACGCCGTGATCGGCGCCGCCCGCGAGCTGGAACGCCGGATGCCCGACAGGGTCACCACTGCGTGGTGGAAGGAGGAGCGCGGACAGCGCGTCTTCGTCGACTTCAACCAGGCCAACCGTGATCGCACCATCGCGGGCGCGTACAGTCCGCGGGCGCTGCCGCACGCGTCGGTGTCCTGCCCGATCACCTGGGACGAGCTCGAGAGCGTCGACCCGAGGTCGTTCACGATCCTCACCGTGCCCGAACGCCTCCGCACGGTCGGCGATCCGTGGGCGGGCTTCTCCGACGAGCCGGGCTCCATCGACACGCTGTTCTCCTGGTGGGAGCGCGATCTCGAGAACGGGCTCGGCGAGCTCCCGTTCCCGCCCGACTACCCGAAAATGCCCGGCGAGCCGCCCCGGGTGCAGCCGAGCCGGGCCAAGAAGACCCCGGCCGACTGATCGCGCGGCGACGCCGTCAGCTCAGCACCTTCGACAGGTCGTAGGCGACGGGACGGTCGAGCTGCTCGAAGGTGCACGACCGCGGCTCCCGATCGGGCCGCCACCGGTCGAACTGCACCGTGTGCCTGAAGCGCATGCCCTCCATCTGGTCGTACCGCACCTCGAGCACCCGCTCCGGCCGCAGCCGGACGTACGAGACGTCCTTGCTCGCCGAGAAGCGGCTGCGGTCGGTCTCGCCCTTGACGGCCTCGCCCGACTCGTCCCGCTCGACGTACGGCTCGAGCTCGTCGACCAGCTCCTGCCGTCGCTTGTCGCTGAACGCCGATGCCCCGCCGACGCCCCTCAGCTCCCCGTCGGCGTCGTAGAGCCCGAGGAGGAGCGAGCCCACCCCCGAGCCGCTCTTGTGCACCCGGTACCCGATCAGCACGACGTCGGCGGTGCGATGGTGCTTCGTCTTCAGCATCACGCGCTTGCCCGGAGCGTACGGACTGGCGAGCGGCTTCGCGACCACCCCGTCGAGACCGGCGCCCTCGAACTCCACGAGCCACCGCCGCGCGGTCTCGACGTCGTCGGTGGTGCGCGAGACGTGGAGCGGATGCGTCAGCCTGCTCGAGAGCGACTCGAGGGCCTGCCTGCGCTCCGCGAAGGGGCGGGCGGCCAGATCCTCGTCGCCGAGGGCGAGGAGGTCGAACGCGACGAAGATCGCCGGGGTCTCGGCCGCCAGCCGGGTGACGCGGCTGGCCGCGGGATGGATGCGCTGCGACAGCGCCTCCCAGTCGAGCCGCTCCGAGCCGGGTTCGCCGGTGCGGACGACGATCTCTCCGTCGAGGACGCACGCCACGTCGAGCTGCTCGGCGAGCGCGGCGGTCAGCTCGGGGAAGTACCGGGTCAGCGGCTTCGACCCGCGACTGCCGATCTCGACCCCGCCGGGGTCGCCGCTGCCGTCGACGTACGCGATGCCGCGGAAGCCGTCCCACTTCGGCTCGTACGAGAGCCCGCCCGCGACGGAGTCCGGCGCGGGCACTCCCTCGACGGCCTTCGCGAGCATGGGGGCCACCTGGTTCGACGCCGAGACGAGCATGCTCCGATCCTGGCACGGGGTAACAATCCGTCGCACTCGTGCGGGCAGGTGCGGCACTTTGCGACAGTGGACCGTCGGGACAGCGACGGAGCAGAGAGCACGGGAGGAGCGGCGATGGCCGACGAGGTGGGATTCGCGACGCAGCAGGTGCACGCCGGCGAGCGGCTGGACGGCGACGCCGGGGCGCGCATCACGCCGATCCATCTCACCGCGGGGTTCGTGTTCGACGACTTCGACCAGGCGCGCGACCGCTTCCACGGAGACGTGGAGGGATTCACCTACACGCGCCTGGGCAACCCCACGACGGCGGCGGTCGAGCGCAAGCTCGCCGCGCTCGAGCACGGGGTCGACGCGATCGCGGTCGCGAGCGGTCAGGCCGCCGTGACGGTGGCCCTGCTCGCCCTGCTCCGAGCGGGCGACCGCATCCTGGCCTCGCGGAGCATCTACGAGGGATCCCGGGGTCTCTTCCGCGAGAACTTCGCGAACCTCGGCATCGGCGTCGACTTCGTCGACGATCCGCACGACCTCGCGGAGTGGCGCGCGCGGATCCGCCCGGAGACGCGCGTGCTGTTCGGGGAGTCCATCCCGAACCCGAAGAACGACGTGCTCGACATCTCGGGAGTGGCCGACGTCGCCCACGATCACGGCCTCCCGCTCGTCGTCGACTCGACGCTCGCCACGCCCTATCTGGTGCGGCCGATCGACTTCGGGGCCGATGTCGTCGTCCACTCGACCAGCAAGTTCCTCGCCGGGCACGGGGCGTCGCTCGGCGGTGCCGTCATCGACGGCGGCCGCCTCGACTGGGCGGCCCGGCCGGAGCTCTTCCCCCAGCTGACCTCGCCGTCGGCCGGACTCGGCGGACGCAGCTACGTCGAGCGCTTCGGCGACCGCGCCTACGCGGAGTACGCCCGTTCGGTGATCGCGTCCCGCTTCGGGCCCACCCTCTCGCCGCTGCACGCGTTCCTGCTCCAGCAGGGGATCGAGACCCTCTCCCTCCGCATCGAGCGGCACTCCGAGAACGCGCTCCAGGTGGCGCGGTGGCTCGAGGAGCAGCCCGAGGTGGCGAGCGTCGACTACTCGGGCCTCGAGTCGAGCCCGTACCACGGCCTCGCCAAGCGCTACCTGCCGCGCGGCCAGGGCTCGGTGTTCGGATTCACCCTCACGGGCGGTGAGCCGGCCGCCCGGGCCGTCGTCGATGCGGTGACGCTGTTCTCCCGCATGACGCACCTCGGCGACGTGCGGTCCCTCATCCTGCACCCGGCGACGACCACCCACTCGCTGCTCACCGGCGACGAGCTGCGGGCGAACGGCATCCATCCGGGCCTGCTCAGGCTCTCGATCGGCATCGAGGACGTCGACGACCTGCTGCGCGACCTGGCACAGGCGCTCGCGGCGTCCCGCCGCGCCCGGCTCGAGGTGGCGTGATGACGAGACCGCAGCACTTCGGCTGGTTCTTCGCACGCGGCTTCGGCCCCCAGGCGTGGGGCACCCCGGCGTGGGACTGGGGCTACAGGTGGACGGAACCGCGTCTCTACCAGCACTCGATCCGTGAGCTCGAGCAGGCCGGCCTCGACCTGGTGATCGTCGAGGACGCCCTCTCGATCGGCACGCCCGAGACCGTCGACCTCCGGGTGCGCTCGGCGTACGGCGGGCCCAAGCACGATCCGCTCCTGCTCACGCCGTACCTGTTCGCCGCCACCGAACGGATCGCGGTCGCGCCCACGGTGAACGCCGGCGCGACCCCGCCCTATCTGGCCGCTCGCCAGTTCTCCACGCTGCAGCACCTCAGCTCGGGGCGGTTCGGCGTGAACGTCGTCACCGACGTGAAGAGCGCTCGGCACTTCGGGCTGGAGGAGATCGCGCACGATGCCGCCTACGACCGCGCCGAGGAGTGGCTGGCCGCGATCGAGCAGCTCTGGGGCAGCTGGGGCGACGGAGCCTACATCGGCGACGCTGCCACCGGACGGTTCGCGGACGGCAGCCTGATCCGGGCCACGGAGCATCGTGGCGAGTACTTCGACGTCACCGGTCCGCTGAACGCCCTGCCCGCCGAGGAGTCCCCTCTCATCGTGTCGCCCGGCGGCTCGGGACGGGGCCTCGGGTTCGCGGGGGCCCACTCCGACGTGCAGCTGGCGCTCGCCCCGTTGAACCCGGAGAGCGTGCGGGCCTACCGGGAGCGCGTCCGAGGGGCGGCCGCGGCGGCCGGCCGCGATGCCGACCACATCAAGGTGCTGTTCGTGTTCAAGCCCGAGATCGTCTCCAGCGCCGAGGAGGCGGAGCGGGTGGTCGCCGCGTCGGCGCATCCGACCGACGAGCAGCTCGCCGCGATCGTCCTCGGGCAGTCGAGCGACCTCGAGACCGACCTCTCGGTGCTTGACCCCGACCGCCCGATCGACCCGGCCATCTTCGGACAGCACGTGTCGCAGGGGTCGATCCGGGGCCTTCTCGGCCCGTACGAGTCGTTCGCGGACGCCACCCTGCGCGAGCTCGCCACGGCGAAGGCGCGGAAGGGCCGGATCTCCGACGGCTCCGGGTTCGTCGGCACCGCGGACGAAGTGGCCGACTTCATCGAGCGGCTGGGCGACGAGGCCGACAACGACGGGTTCATCTTCTCGGGCGACCTGCATCCGGTGACGATCCACCGCACGCTCGACGAGCTCGTGCCCATCCTGCGTCGTCGGGGAGTCCTGCGCCGCGACTACCCGTCCGGCGGCGCGCGAGCGGCGCTGCGCGAGTTCTAGACGGCTCAGAGCAAGGGGAGCCGGCCGACGATCTTGTCGACCCGGTTCTTCGGCCCGACCACGCTGACCGCGTAGTACTCGAGGTCGGCCGCGTGCGACTCCGACATCCCGGACAGCCATTCGTCGTACACCCGGGTCGACTGGGCGAGCTCGGTCATGCCGGCCACGAAGACCCCGTCGGAGGCGTCGGCCTTCGTCCGGATCATGGCGAGGGTGTCGGCGTCGGCGGCCAGCACGCTGCATCCCGCCCACGGCAGGCCCGGGTGCGTGGAGCCGTCGGCGTCCACCGCGTCGGGGCCGAGGAGGCCGCCGACCTCGCGGGCCGTCACCGCCGCGACGCAGATCGCGGCGTTCGCCGCGCGCCCGGCGGGCAGGGCCGACGACACCACGACGACCCACTTGAGGCGGGCCGACCGGGTGGGGGCGGCGGTGTCGATCTCCTCGGGCGAGAAGCCGATCGTGCTCATGGTCATCCTTCCGTCGATGCGATGAGAGACTAGGCAGACCGGCGGGGGTTCATCAAACCGTCCGCACTTAATCCGGGAGGAAGGCCGATATGCCTGACATCGACGAGGTTGACCTCGCCATCCTCCGCCTTCTCAGGT encodes:
- a CDS encoding aldo/keto reductase; the protein is MTDSSADDTSPLASRLGLGLAAIGRPAYITVGRDDDLGQGADRSIEGMRERAHALLDAAWWLGVRYIDAARSYGHAEEFLGSWLAAHPGRRDELTIGSKWGYEYVGDWRMDAEVHERKEHSLALLERQWAETVEALGTEPDVYLVHSLTPDSPALGDDALLTRLAEIAEGGVRVGFSTSGPAQGDVLRTALARPDLPFSAVQTTWNLLEQSAGDALAAANDARWLVVVKETLANGRLTPRGDEPAAAALAAEDGQPLDGLAIGAAVSHAWADIVLTGAVTRKQLRENLGARVPALPEERLAELAEDPAEYWAERSARSWT
- a CDS encoding ABC-F family ATP-binding cassette domain-containing protein yields the protein MSTHHPSVVLDHVSFAWPDGDIVLDDLTVAFGSGRTGLIGDNGSGKSTLLRLIAGTLRPGSGSVTTTGSVGVLPQRLTLDTGETVAALLGVESTLAALRAIEAGGVSETLFDAVGDDWDVEARATAALDAVGVPTDLDRRVGELSGGEAVLTALAGLRLAAHPVVLLDEPTNNLDREARRRFADSLEGWPGAMIVVSHDVALLDRMDDTAELRAGGIEVFGGGYSEFREHLAREQEAAERALRGAEQTLRVERRQRIEAETALSRRARYARTDYENKRMPKIVMNGRKSFAQVSAGKLRGDLDDRVDAARRSVDEQAARVRDDDRIRIDLPDPGVPASRSIATFRDVRTGRETIVRGPERIALVGRNGVGKTRLLESLVSGQADPDAAVAARADTDRIGYLPQRRDGLVDADSVLENVRRHAPGRPPGEMRAMLARLLLRGDVVDRAVGTLSGGERFRVALAGLLVADPPSRLLVLDEPTNDLDLASIDVLVDALAAYRGALLVVSHDDAVLDRLGITTWLELTPDGLREVRPGDG
- a CDS encoding cellulase family glycosylhydrolase, translating into MGATATIGGRARRLLRLGAVALAALLPATALAVAQAPAPAVAATSGWLHTEGAAIKTEAGQTYTIKAVAWFGMETSNCAPHGLWSISLDAGLASIASMGFNTIRLPFSNECLAQASSTSINQNANPDLVSLSPLQLMDTVIAKARSYGLNVILDRHRPDSGAQSELWYTDRYSEKQWIADWTMLASRYKSDPTVIGVDLHNEPHGPACWGCGDPARDWQAAATRAGDAVLAVNPKLLIVVEGVERQGDGSSTWWGGGLSDAGAKPVSLKVAGRVVYSPHDYPSTVFNQTWFQAADYPANLEGVWERNWGYLVTKGVAPVLLGEFGTKYESASDLAWLKSLVGYLGKKGISFAYWSFNPNSGDTGGLVTDDWTTKQSAKLEALAPLLGPGGSVTPSPTATPKPTATPTPKPTATPTPTPKPTATPTPKPTATPTPTPKPTATPTPKPTATPTPTPKPTTPPTGTPVTGKWTLQSSWGEGYVAEIELTAAAKTAGWTVTWPDTAATSVVNSWGMDCTVKPKTSITCTGKDWAGPLQPGQTVRVGLQVASPKAPASPKLTITAR
- the ligD gene encoding non-homologous end-joining DNA ligase, coding for MASEATVLTVDGPHGPREVRISSPSRVLWPELGITKLDLARYLVNVGEAFVRANGDRPVSLQRFPENVDGEDFFSKNPPRGTPDYVRSVTVTYPSARSHPQLVIDEPAAAVWAAQMNTIVFHPWPSRAEDPDNPDQLRIDLDPQPGTGIDEAIPAALALREVLAEAGLTAFVKTSGNRGLHVFAPIEPVREFLDVRHAVIGAARELERRMPDRVTTAWWKEERGQRVFVDFNQANRDRTIAGAYSPRALPHASVSCPITWDELESVDPRSFTILTVPERLRTVGDPWAGFSDEPGSIDTLFSWWERDLENGLGELPFPPDYPKMPGEPPRVQPSRAKKTPAD
- a CDS encoding ATP-dependent DNA ligase is translated as MLVSASNQVAPMLAKAVEGVPAPDSVAGGLSYEPKWDGFRGIAYVDGSGDPGGVEIGSRGSKPLTRYFPELTAALAEQLDVACVLDGEIVVRTGEPGSERLDWEALSQRIHPAASRVTRLAAETPAIFVAFDLLALGDEDLAARPFAERRQALESLSSRLTHPLHVSRTTDDVETARRWLVEFEGAGLDGVVAKPLASPYAPGKRVMLKTKHHRTADVVLIGYRVHKSGSGVGSLLLGLYDADGELRGVGGASAFSDKRRQELVDELEPYVERDESGEAVKGETDRSRFSASKDVSYVRLRPERVLEVRYDQMEGMRFRHTVQFDRWRPDREPRSCTFEQLDRPVAYDLSKVLS
- a CDS encoding O-acetylhomoserine aminocarboxypropyltransferase/cysteine synthase family protein; translated protein: MADEVGFATQQVHAGERLDGDAGARITPIHLTAGFVFDDFDQARDRFHGDVEGFTYTRLGNPTTAAVERKLAALEHGVDAIAVASGQAAVTVALLALLRAGDRILASRSIYEGSRGLFRENFANLGIGVDFVDDPHDLAEWRARIRPETRVLFGESIPNPKNDVLDISGVADVAHDHGLPLVVDSTLATPYLVRPIDFGADVVVHSTSKFLAGHGASLGGAVIDGGRLDWAARPELFPQLTSPSAGLGGRSYVERFGDRAYAEYARSVIASRFGPTLSPLHAFLLQQGIETLSLRIERHSENALQVARWLEEQPEVASVDYSGLESSPYHGLAKRYLPRGQGSVFGFTLTGGEPAARAVVDAVTLFSRMTHLGDVRSLILHPATTTHSLLTGDELRANGIHPGLLRLSIGIEDVDDLLRDLAQALAASRRARLEVA
- a CDS encoding LLM class flavin-dependent oxidoreductase yields the protein MTRPQHFGWFFARGFGPQAWGTPAWDWGYRWTEPRLYQHSIRELEQAGLDLVIVEDALSIGTPETVDLRVRSAYGGPKHDPLLLTPYLFAATERIAVAPTVNAGATPPYLAARQFSTLQHLSSGRFGVNVVTDVKSARHFGLEEIAHDAAYDRAEEWLAAIEQLWGSWGDGAYIGDAATGRFADGSLIRATEHRGEYFDVTGPLNALPAEESPLIVSPGGSGRGLGFAGAHSDVQLALAPLNPESVRAYRERVRGAAAAAGRDADHIKVLFVFKPEIVSSAEEAERVVAASAHPTDEQLAAIVLGQSSDLETDLSVLDPDRPIDPAIFGQHVSQGSIRGLLGPYESFADATLRELATAKARKGRISDGSGFVGTADEVADFIERLGDEADNDGFIFSGDLHPVTIHRTLDELVPILRRRGVLRRDYPSGGARAALREF
- a CDS encoding DUF2000 domain-containing protein, giving the protein MSTIGFSPEEIDTAAPTRSARLKWVVVVSSALPAGRAANAAICVAAVTAREVGGLLGPDAVDADGSTHPGLPWAGCSVLAADADTLAMIRTKADASDGVFVAGMTELAQSTRVYDEWLSGMSESHAADLEYYAVSVVGPKNRVDKIVGRLPLL